CGAAGCTGCCGCTCGCCAGAACCTACCGCCCGCAGCGGTTCGCCGAAGTGCTGGGCCAGCAGGCGCCGGTCAAGGCGCTCGGCGCGGCCGCGGCGCGCGGCGACGTCGCCGCCGCCTACATCTTTTCGGGCACCCGCGGCATCGGCAAGACGACGATCGCGCGGATCTTCGCCAAGACGCTCAACTGCGAGAAGGGGCCAGCCGCGGACTGCTGCGACGAGTGCCCGCAGTGCCGCGGCATCGCCGAGGGGCGCGAGCTCGACGTGCTGGAGCTCGACGCCGCGACCCACACCGGGATCGACGACATCCGCGAGTTGCGGGACGCGGCGAAGTACCCGCCGACCCACGCCCGCTACCGCGTCTTCATCCTCGACGAAGCGCACCAGCTCTCGCAGGCCTCGTGGAACGGGCTGCTCAAGATCCTCGAAGAGCCGCCGCCGTGGTGCGTCTTCCTCTTCTGCACCACCGAGCCGCACAAGATCCCGCAGACGATCGAGTCGCGCGCGCTCCACTTCGCCTTCCGCAGCCCCGCCCCGGCCCAGATCCGCGGCCACCTCGCCTCGATCGCGGGGAAGGAAGGGATCGAAGTCGACGACGAGGCGCTCGACCTCTTGGTCGTCGCGGCCGACGGCTCGGTGCGCGACGGCCTCTCCGCGCTCGACCAGGCGCGCGCCCTGACCGAAGGGAAGATCACGCGCGAGGCGGTCCGGACCGCGTTGGGACTCGTGCCCGCCGAGGCCGTGGACGACTACGTCGACGCGCTCGGCCGCGGCGACGCCCCCGCGGCGCTGAAGATCGTCGGCGAACTCGACGCCGAAGGGCAGGACCTGCGCGCCTTCGCCGGCGACGCCCTCGAGCGGACGCGGCGGCTGGCGCTGGTCCTCGCGGCCGGCCCGGCGGCGGCGCCGAACGGCGAAGCGCTGGCCAAGGTCGCCGCCTCGTTCCAGCTCGACCATCTCGTTTGGCTGGGGCGCGTCCTCGACGAAACCGAAGGGCGTCTGCGCCAAGGGGGCGCGCAGCGGGCGCTGCTCGACCTCGCCACGGTGCGGATGACCCGCCTCGCCGGCTTGTCCAACCTGGCCGACCTCGTGGACACGCTGCGCGCCGGCGGCGCGCCGGGCGGCCACGGCGGCGGCCCCGGCGGAGGCGGACGCCCGATCCCGTCGCCGCGTCCGTCCGTTCCCTCCCGCCCCGGGCCGTCCGGGCCGCGGGCCTCGTTCCACGCCGCGGCGCAAGGCGCGGCCGACGTCGCGGACGATCGCCCCGCGCCGCGCGGCGCCTTCTCCGCGGCCGGCGAGGCCCCCGATGCGGCCCCGCGCGCGTCGGTCGCCGTCGCCGCGGGCGCGCCGGCCGGAGCGGGAAACGGCGAGTTGCTGCCGCGGATCTGCGCCGTGCTGTCGGAGGCCCGCCCGTCGATCGCCAGCCTGCTGCGGAACGCTCAGTCGGCCGAGGTCACGCCGTCCGGCGGCCTCCGTCTGGCGCTCCCCGGATCGATGGCGGCGCTCGGAGCGCAGCTGGTCCGCGCCGAGGACGCGATCCTCTCCGCGGCCCGCGAGGCGACCGGCGTCGACCTGCTCGGCCTCGAGACCGTCGTCGCCGCCGGGGCGAGTTCCCCCGCCGACGCGGCGGCCAACGCGCGGCGCGAGGCGATGGACCTCGTGCGCAAGGACCCGGTGGCGCGGGCCGTTTTCGACCAGTTCGGCGCGATGGTGATGGACGTCCAGGCCCTCGCGCCCCCGACCCAGGAGTGAGCGATGTTTCCCCCCGGAATGAAGAACATGAACATGAACAAGCTCCTCGCCAAGGCCCAGCAGGCGCAGGAGCAGATGCAGAACGACATCGCCGCCCTGCGCGAGACCGGCACGGCCGGCGGCGGCGCCGTGACCGCCGAGCTCGACGGCAAGAAGAACCTCGTCGGGCTGGTCATCCTTCCCGAAGCGCTCGAGGATCCGGATCCGCAGATGCTGGCGGACATGGTCCTCGCCGCCGTCGCCGACGCGAACCGCAAGATCGACGCCGCGGTCGAGAAGAAGATGGCGCAGTTGACGTCGATGCTCGGCCTGCCGCCGGGGTTCGGCTTCTGAGCCGGCGGTGACCGACCTCGCGCAGCCGCTGGAGCGGCTGGTCGAGCGGCTGGCGCGCCTTCCCGGCATCGGAAGGCGCTCCGCCGCGCGGATCGCGTTCCACCTCGCCCGCCGTCCCGCGGACGAGGTCCGCGAACTGGCGGCGGCGATCGCCGCGCTGCCCGAAGCGCTCGCCCCGTGCGAGATCTGCGGCAACTTCGCCGGCGGGCCGCGCTGCGCGATCTGCGACGACCCGCGGCGCGACCGCTCGGTCGTCTGCGTCGTCGAGCAGCCGGACAACCTCGCGGCGATCGAGCGGACCGGGACCTACCGCGGCCTGTACCACGTGCTGGGGGGCTCGATTTCCCCGCTCCGGGGGATCGGGCCGGAGCAGTTGCGCTTGGCCGAGCTTTGGCGGAGGCTGGGCGACAGGGAAATCAAGGAACTGATCTTGGCCACCAACCCGACCGTCGAAGGGGAAGCGACCGCGTTGTTCATCGGGCGGCAGGCGGCGGGACGAGTGGACCGGGTGACGCGCCCCGCGACCGGCCTGCCGGTCGGCGGCGAGCTGGACTACGTGGATCAAGCGACCTTGGCGCGGGCGTTCGAAGGGCGCCGCGATTTGCCGCGGTGAGACGCGCGCGGCCGTTTGGCTTTTTCGGGGCGGGAGACTAAATTCCGCGGGGGCGCTCCTGTCGGTGCGTCCCGCGAAATCGGAGGCGTGTCCGCGATGGGCGGCAGAGACCTCGTCATGCACGAGGAAGAGTTCGCGAAGTTGACGCGGCTGGCCGAGCGCCTCCTCCGCGAGGCCAACGCCCGCTTCGTGTCGCTGGTCGACCGCAACGGTCAACCGATCGCCTGGGCGGGCGAGCTGGACGGCGTGGACAAGACGGCGCTGGCCTCCCTCGCCGCGGGCAACGTCGCCGCGACCGAGGGGCTGGCGCGGATGATCGGCGAACGCGCCTTCTCGTCGATGTACCACGAGGGCGAGAACGACCATCTCCACTTCTCCGCCGTGGGGGACGTCGGCATCCTGCTGGTCGCCTTCGACGAGCGCTCGTCGCTCGGCCTGGTGCGGCTGCGGGTGCGTCAGACGACGCCGGACTTGGTGCAGGTCTTCGACGACATGCTCGCCCGCTCGCGCGCCTTCAGCGCGGGGATGGACGAGATGGCCGAGGGGCTGCCGGAGATCACCGACGAGGACATCGAGAGCCTCTTCAAAGACGGACTGTAGGCGCGGGGGCGAGAGAGAAAGATGCCGTTCATCAATTACGCCCACCGGGAAATCACCTGCAAGCTGGTCTACTACGGGCCCGGCCTGGGCGGGAAGACGACCAACCTGCAGTGGATCTTCGAGAAGACCAGCCCCGAGGCGAAGGGGAAGATGGTTTCCCTCGCCACGGAGAGCGAGCGGACCCTCTTCTTCGACCTGCTCCCGCTGAATCTGGGAACGATCCGCGGCTTCACCACGCGGTTCCAGCTCTACACCGTCCCGGGCCAGATCTTCTACGACGCGTCGCGCAAGTTGATCCTCAAGGGCGCCGACGGCGTCTGCTTCGTCGCCGACTCGCAGTCCGCCCGCTACGACGCCAACATCGAGTCGATCCGCAACATGCTCCAGAACCTCAAGGAGAACGGGATCGACTTTTCCAGCCTTCCCTACGTGCTGCAACTGAACAAGCGGGACCTGCCGACGGCGATCGCCGCCGACGACCTGACGCGCGCGCTGCGGCTCAAGGGGGAGCCGGTCCTCGAAGCGATCGCGCCGAAGGGGACGGGGGTCTTCGAGACCCTCAAGGCGTTGGTCCGCGAAACGCTGACCCGCCTGCGGGCGGGCGCCCCGGCCTGACGGGGGCGTTCCCGCCTAGCCGGGACGGGCCCGGCGATTTCATTTGACGCCTTGCCGCGCTGTGCCTAGAATCCCGTGGTTTGCCAGCAAGGCATCTGGAGGAAGTGCCGTGAGCGCGGAGTCTTTCGCGGTCATCGTGGCCGGTGGGCGCCAGCATCGCGTCGTCCCGGGGGAAACCCTGCGGGTCGATCGCCTGGCCGCCGAACCGGGCGCCGAAGTGACCTTCGAGCAGGTGTTGATGACGTGGCACGACGGCGCGGCCAAGGTGGGCACTCCCACCGTGCCGGGCGCCGTGGTGAAGGCCAAGGTTCTGGCCGAAGCGCGCGACCGCAAGGTCATCGTCTTCAAGTTCAAGAAGCGCAAGGGCTTCCGGAAATCGCGCGGTCACCGTGAGTACTACACCCTGGTCAAGATCGAATCGATCGAGCCCGGGAACTGAGAGGAGGCTGCTATGGCGCACAAAAAGGCCGGCGGTTCCTCGCGCAACGGCCGCGACAGCAATGCCCAGCGCCTGGGTGTCAAGCGGTTCGCGGGCCAGTTCGTGAAGGCCGGCAACATCCTGATCAGGCAGCGGGGCACGCCGATCAAGCCGGGCGAAGGCGTCGGGCGCGGGTCGGACGACACCCTGTTCGCGCTGGTGGACGGCATCGTGGACTTCCGGGACCGCGGCAACTACGGCCGCTGGGTCACGGTTAGTCCGGTCGCCCAGGCCTGACGGCGCGTTAGGTCGTTTGCGGCCCCGGTCCGTTCCTGCGGGCCGGGGCCGTCGCATATTTCCCCGATCGTTCTCCGAAGCAGAGGCCCGTTCGTGTTCCTCGACGAAGTCAGCTTGTTCGTCGCCGGCGGCGACGGAGGGCGCGGATGCGTCGCCTTCCGCCGCGAGAAGTTCGTCCCGCGCGGCGGCCCGAACGGCGGGGACGGCGGAAGCGGCGGCTCGGTCTACCTCGTCGCCGACGCCCACGAATCGACCCTGCTCCGCTACCGCTACAAGAAGACCTTCCGCGCCGACCGCGGACGGCACGGCGAGGGGTCGCTGAAGACCGGCATCTCCGGCGGCGACCTCGAGCTGCCGGTGCCGCTGGGGACGCAGGTCTTCGACGAGGACGGCGCACTGCTTCTCGCCGATTTGGTCGAGCAGGGGCAGCGGTTCCGCGTCGCGGCCGGCGGCCGCGGCGGCAAGGGGAACGCCTTCTTCGCCACCGCGACCCGTCAGGCGCCGCGCTTCGCCCAGCCGGGCGAGCCGGGGGAGACGCTGCGGATGCGGCTCGTGCTCAAGCTGCTGGCCGACGTCGGCCTGGTCGGCTTCCCCAACGCGGGCAAGAGCACGCTGATCTCGCGCATCTCCGCCGCGCGGCCGGAAATCGGGGACTACCCGTTCACGACCCTCGTGCCGCATCTCGGCGTCGTGGACGCGGGAGAGTTCCGCTCCTTCGTCGTCGCCGACATCCCGGGGCTGATCGAAGGGGCGAGCGAGGGGCGCGGGCTCGGCCACCGCTTCCTCAAGCACGTCGAGCGCTGCCGGGCGCTGGCCTATCTCGTGGACGTCTCGTCGCTCGAGGGGCGCGACCCGGTTTCCGACATCGAGATCCTCGAGCGGGAGCTGGCCGCCTACAGCCCCGACCTCGCCGACCGCGAGCGGGTGATCCTCGCCACGAAGATCGACGCGCTCGACGAGCCGGCGCGGCTGGACCGGCTCCGCGCCGCGGCCGAAGAGCGCGGCGCGCCGTTCCTCGCCATTTCGGCGGCGACCGGCGCCGGGCTCGGCGAACTCGTGCATCGGCTGTTCGACATCGTCTCCGCGGCCAAGGAGCGGGAGCTCGCCGCGGTCGTCTCGCCGTGGCCGGAAGAGGCGCCGCCCGCCGAGCGTTCGGCGTGGCCCGCGGAACTCGGCGGGACCGCGACCGTCGCGCCCGAGGGCGACGGAGGCGAAGACCGCGACGTCCGCGACGACGACGGCGGCGAAAACCGCGACGCCCAGCGCGACGTCCGCGACGACGACGGCGGCGAAAACCGCCACGCCCCGCGCGACGTCCGCGACGACGCGGGCCCGGCGGACGAGGACGCGTGATGCGCCGCGGCGTCTTCGGCGGGACGTTCGATCCGCCGCACGCCGGGCACCTGCAGGTCGCGCGCCGCGTCCGCGACGCCCTCGGCCTCGACGTCGTCGAGATCGTCCCCTCGAACGAGCCGCCGCACCGGCGCAGCCCCGTGGCCTCCGCGGCCGACCGGCTGGAGATGGTGCGGCTTCTCTGCGCCGGGGAGGACCGGTTGGTCCCCTCGGCCCGCGAGATCGAGCGCGGCGGGATCTCCTACACCGTGCTCACGCTGCGCGAGATGCGCGCCGAGGCGCCGGACGACGAGCTGTTCCTCGTGCTCGGCGCCGACTCCTACGACGAGCTGCCCGGCTGGCGGGCCAGCGCCGAGATCGAGCAGCTGGCGCACGTCGTCGTGCTGCCCCGCCCCGGCGCGGCCGGCGCCGCCGCGGTGCGCGAGGCCGACCGGCCGCGGCTGCGGCTTCCCGGCGAGCCGCCGCCGGCCGGCGGCAAGGCGCTCTACGCCGTGCCGATGCCCGAGACCCCCGAGGCGGCGCGGCAGATCCGCGCCCTGCTCGCGCGGGGCGAAGACCCGGGGGAGGCCCTTCCCCGGCCCGTTTTGGCCTACATTCGACGGCGCGGGCTCTACGCCGCGGCGCCCGCCGGAGACACCGTCCGATGAACGAACCCGCCGAAGAGATCGATCCGGTCCTCGCTTCCGCGCTGCGCGCCCTCTGCGCCCGCAAGGCGGAGCGTCTCCTCGCGCTCGACCTGCGCGGCATGGCCGCGTTCGCCGACTACTTCGTGATCTGCCACGGCACCTCGGAGCGCCAGGTGCAGTCGCTCGCCGAGGACGTCGTCGAGCGCGTCAAGACCGAGACCGGCCGGCGGCCGGCGATCGAAGGGCTGAACGGTTCGGAGTGGGCCCTTCTGGACTACGGCGACTTCCTCGTCCACGTCTTCAGCGAGGCCGGGCGCGAGTACTACCGCCTGGAGACGCTGTGGGGCGACGCGCCGCGGATCGACCTCGCTCCGTTCGAGTCCTGATGAGCGGGATCCGCGTCGTCACCGTGGGCCGCACGCGCCGCGGACCGTTTCTCGAACTTGAAGAAGACTATCTCGGCCGGATCGCGCGGCTCGCGCCGGTGCGGCGCGACAGCGTTCCGCAGAGCGGCGCGCGCCGG
The sequence above is drawn from the bacterium genome and encodes:
- the rplU gene encoding 50S ribosomal protein L21 encodes the protein MSAESFAVIVAGGRQHRVVPGETLRVDRLAAEPGAEVTFEQVLMTWHDGAAKVGTPTVPGAVVKAKVLAEARDRKVIVFKFKKRKGFRKSRGHREYYTLVKIESIEPGN
- the obgE gene encoding GTPase ObgE, with protein sequence MFLDEVSLFVAGGDGGRGCVAFRREKFVPRGGPNGGDGGSGGSVYLVADAHESTLLRYRYKKTFRADRGRHGEGSLKTGISGGDLELPVPLGTQVFDEDGALLLADLVEQGQRFRVAAGGRGGKGNAFFATATRQAPRFAQPGEPGETLRMRLVLKLLADVGLVGFPNAGKSTLISRISAARPEIGDYPFTTLVPHLGVVDAGEFRSFVVADIPGLIEGASEGRGLGHRFLKHVERCRALAYLVDVSSLEGRDPVSDIEILERELAAYSPDLADRERVILATKIDALDEPARLDRLRAAAEERGAPFLAISAATGAGLGELVHRLFDIVSAAKERELAAVVSPWPEEAPPAERSAWPAELGGTATVAPEGDGGEDRDVRDDDGGENRDAQRDVRDDDGGENRHAPRDVRDDAGPADEDA
- a CDS encoding roadblock/LC7 domain-containing protein → MGGRDLVMHEEEFAKLTRLAERLLREANARFVSLVDRNGQPIAWAGELDGVDKTALASLAAGNVAATEGLARMIGERAFSSMYHEGENDHLHFSAVGDVGILLVAFDERSSLGLVRLRVRQTTPDLVQVFDDMLARSRAFSAGMDEMAEGLPEITDEDIESLFKDGL
- a CDS encoding YbaB/EbfC family nucleoid-associated protein, yielding MFPPGMKNMNMNKLLAKAQQAQEQMQNDIAALRETGTAGGGAVTAELDGKKNLVGLVILPEALEDPDPQMLADMVLAAVADANRKIDAAVEKKMAQLTSMLGLPPGFGF
- the nadD gene encoding nicotinate (nicotinamide) nucleotide adenylyltransferase, whose product is MRRGVFGGTFDPPHAGHLQVARRVRDALGLDVVEIVPSNEPPHRRSPVASAADRLEMVRLLCAGEDRLVPSAREIERGGISYTVLTLREMRAEAPDDELFLVLGADSYDELPGWRASAEIEQLAHVVVLPRPGAAGAAAVREADRPRLRLPGEPPPAGGKALYAVPMPETPEAARQIRALLARGEDPGEALPRPVLAYIRRRGLYAAAPAGDTVR
- the rpmA gene encoding 50S ribosomal protein L27; the protein is MAHKKAGGSSRNGRDSNAQRLGVKRFAGQFVKAGNILIRQRGTPIKPGEGVGRGSDDTLFALVDGIVDFRDRGNYGRWVTVSPVAQA
- a CDS encoding GTPase domain-containing protein; translation: MPFINYAHREITCKLVYYGPGLGGKTTNLQWIFEKTSPEAKGKMVSLATESERTLFFDLLPLNLGTIRGFTTRFQLYTVPGQIFYDASRKLILKGADGVCFVADSQSARYDANIESIRNMLQNLKENGIDFSSLPYVLQLNKRDLPTAIAADDLTRALRLKGEPVLEAIAPKGTGVFETLKALVRETLTRLRAGAPA
- the recR gene encoding recombination mediator RecR codes for the protein MTDLAQPLERLVERLARLPGIGRRSAARIAFHLARRPADEVRELAAAIAALPEALAPCEICGNFAGGPRCAICDDPRRDRSVVCVVEQPDNLAAIERTGTYRGLYHVLGGSISPLRGIGPEQLRLAELWRRLGDREIKELILATNPTVEGEATALFIGRQAAGRVDRVTRPATGLPVGGELDYVDQATLARAFEGRRDLPR
- the rsfS gene encoding ribosome silencing factor, with protein sequence MNEPAEEIDPVLASALRALCARKAERLLALDLRGMAAFADYFVICHGTSERQVQSLAEDVVERVKTETGRRPAIEGLNGSEWALLDYGDFLVHVFSEAGREYYRLETLWGDAPRIDLAPFES
- the dnaX gene encoding DNA polymerase III subunit gamma/tau, with the translated sequence MPKLPLARTYRPQRFAEVLGQQAPVKALGAAAARGDVAAAYIFSGTRGIGKTTIARIFAKTLNCEKGPAADCCDECPQCRGIAEGRELDVLELDAATHTGIDDIRELRDAAKYPPTHARYRVFILDEAHQLSQASWNGLLKILEEPPPWCVFLFCTTEPHKIPQTIESRALHFAFRSPAPAQIRGHLASIAGKEGIEVDDEALDLLVVAADGSVRDGLSALDQARALTEGKITREAVRTALGLVPAEAVDDYVDALGRGDAPAALKIVGELDAEGQDLRAFAGDALERTRRLALVLAAGPAAAPNGEALAKVAASFQLDHLVWLGRVLDETEGRLRQGGAQRALLDLATVRMTRLAGLSNLADLVDTLRAGGAPGGHGGGPGGGGRPIPSPRPSVPSRPGPSGPRASFHAAAQGAADVADDRPAPRGAFSAAGEAPDAAPRASVAVAAGAPAGAGNGELLPRICAVLSEARPSIASLLRNAQSAEVTPSGGLRLALPGSMAALGAQLVRAEDAILSAAREATGVDLLGLETVVAAGASSPADAAANARREAMDLVRKDPVARAVFDQFGAMVMDVQALAPPTQE